A region from the Cardiocondyla obscurior isolate alpha-2009 linkage group LG26, Cobs3.1, whole genome shotgun sequence genome encodes:
- the Sw gene encoding cytoplasmic dynein 1 intermediate chain isoform X11 has translation MMSDRKAELERKKAKLQAIREEKERRRREKEQKDVEEATVRASGADKDQRKEIDAMLSSLGVAPVSDVLSSLTSASSLTPEQSANATPDASLQPSSINSAQSSGRRKNRELTIVSVAHTNIPPKEPVVYSKQTQTIQTTHTSHDGYFETDWWRPRKGGSAPNYLSHAFDYYDEYNLNPGLEWEDEFTVLTFDDGQAEDEENSLPHMDGFQSKLPPGILPHGLPQVKEVQPAVTQVEQEKQKEKPRKEVRELSEEEKQMIILSEDFQRFLDRTSRIVERALGESVDIYTDYAGTMDGEDGMDEKSHQRLWLNRSFICERWSRNRCVTSMDWSPQFPELLAASYNNNDDTPNDPDGVCLIWNTKFKKTTPEFIFHCQSPVMSTTFARFHPNLILGGTYSGQIVLWDNRVQKRTPIQRTPLSATAHTHPVYCLSVVGTQNAHNLISISTDGKLCSWSLDMLSQPQEALELHTKQSKAIAATCLAFPHGDVNNFVMGSEDGTVYSACRHGSRAGLTETYEGHQGPVTGISAHAVQGGIDFSHLFLTSSIDWTIKLWSLKENKPLYSFEHNGDYIYDVAWSPTHPALFAAVDDSGRLDLWNLNQDTEVPAASVVVDGCPALNRVSWTPSGLHVTVGDDTGKIWVYDVAEHLAHPRIDEWNKFLYTQQDLKNNKADEELDKLNLSSGPSSLTSMTSISSVPLR, from the exons ATGATGTCCGATCGTAAGGCCGAGCTGGAGAGGAAGAAAGCGAAGCTCCAGGCTATTAGAGAGGAAAAGGAGAGGCGCAGAAGGGAGAAAGAACAGAAAGAT GTGGAAGAAGCTACTGTTCGTGCCTCTGGGGCAGACAAGGATCAGCGCAAGGAGATTGATGCAATGCTGTCTTCTTTGGGCGTGGCACCGGTGTCGG ATGTGCTCTCTAGTTTGACGAGTGCGAGCTCGCTCACTCCTGAACAAAGTGCTAATGCTACACCGGATGCCAGCTTACAGCCATCAAGTATAAATTCTGCTCAAAG TTCGGGACGAAGAAAGAATCGGGAGCTCACAATCGTCTCTGTGGCGCATACAAACATTCCACCGAAGGAACCGGTCGTTTACAGCAAGCAGACGCAAACCATTCAGACTACGCATACATCCCACGACG GCTACTTTGAGACTGACTGGTGGCGTCCCAGGAAAGGTGGGTCTGCACCAAACTACCTAT CTCATGCATTCGACTATTACG ACGAGTACAATCTAAATCCTGGTTTAGAATGGGAGGACGAATTTACAG TTTTGACATTTGATGATGGCCAAGCCGAAGACGAAGAAAATAGCTTGCCGCACATGGACGGTTTCCAGAGTAAGCTCCCACCAGGAATTCTTCCTCATGGGTTACCACAAGTTAAAGAAGTCCAGCCAGCCGTTACACAGGTTGAACAAGAGAAACAGAAGGAGAAGCCAAGGAAAGAAG taagGGAGCTCAGCGAAGAAGAGAAACAAATGATTATCCTCTCGGAAGACTTCCAACGGTTCCTCGATCGCACTAGCAGAATTGTAGAGAGAGCACTAGGTGAATCCGTTGATATTTACACCGATTACGCTGGTACTATGGATGGCGAAGATGGAAT GGATGAGAAGAGCCATCAACGATTATGGCTGAATCGTTCGTTTATCTGTGAACGATGGTCTCGTAATCGTTGCGTAACTTCCATGGATTGGTCACCGCAGTTCCCCGAACTTTTAGCGGCTTCGTACAATAATAACGACGACACTCCGAACGATCCTGATGGTGTATGCCTAATCTGGAACACGAAATTCAAAAAGACAACACCGGAGTTTATTTTTCACTGTCAGTCACCCGTTATGTCCACCACGTTCGCCAGATTCCATCCGAATTTGATTCTCGGTGGTACTTATTCTGGTCAAATTGTACTCTGGGACAACCGGGTACAGAAAAGGACTCCTATACAACGTACTCCTTTATCTGCTACCGCGCACACT CATCCAGTATATTGTTTGAGCGTCGTCGGAACGCAAAATGCGCACAATCTAATCAGCATTTCGACAGACGGCAAGCTGTGCTCGTGGAGTTTAGACATGCTGTCACAGCCACAAGAGGCATTGGAATTACATACAAAACAATCGAAAGCAATCGCCGCTACGTGCTTGGCCTTTCCACACGGTGAcgttaacaattttgttaTGGGAAGTGAGGATGGAACTGTTTACTCAG CTTGTCGACACGGCAGCCGTGCTGGATTGACGGAAACGTACGAGGGTCATCAAGGACCAGTTACCGGCATTAGCGCACACGCTGTACAAGGAGGGATAGATTTTTCCCATCTATTTTTGACATCTTCCATTGACTGGACTATTAAACTCTGGAGTCTAAAAGAGAACAAGCCGCTCTATTCTTTCGAGCACAACGGCGACTATATCTATGACGTTGCTTGGTCTCCGACGCATCCGGCTTTATTTGCCGCTGTTGACGATTCCGGCAGGTTGGATTTATGGAACTTGAATCAAGATACAGAGGTGCCCGCCGCCAGTGTCGTCGTTGACGGATGCCCTGCTCTCAACAGGGTATCGTGGACGCCAAGCGGATTACATGTCACTGTTGGCGACGATACCGGTAAAATATGGGTCTACGATGTCGCCGAG caTTTAGCTCATCCAAGGATCGATGAGTGGAACAAATTTCTGTACACGCAACAAGACCTGAAAAATAACAAAGCAGATGAAGAACTAGATAAACTCAATCTTAGCTCCGGGCCGTCTTCTTTAACATCTATGACATCTATTTCATCAGTACCTCTGagataa